CTGTATACGGTCCTGCACCGAGGGCAGGCATGACGGATTTCGTTCGCGGCAATCACCTGACGCTGCTGTACAACGGCGCCGATTTCTTTCCGGCGCTGATCGCGGCGATCGAATCGGCGCGGCGCGAAATCTATCTGGAAAGCTATCTGTTCGAAACCGACGCGGTCGGCATCGCGGTGATCGAGGCGCTGATGGCGGCGGCGCGACGCGGGGTGAGCGTGCAGATGCAGATCGACGGCTTCGGGGCGCGAAACTTCCCCGCCGGGTGGCAGGCGCGGCTGGGCGACGCCGGCGTCCGGCTGCTGTTCTTCCGGCCCGAGGTGGGACGCTTCTCGCTCAACCGCCAGCGGCTCCGGCGGCTGCATCGCAAGCTGACGGTCGTCGACGGCCAGGTCGGTTTCATCGGCGGCATCAACATCCTGTCCGACGTCGACTCACCCGAACTGGCGCCGCGTTACGATTACTCGGTGAGGGTCAACGGGCCGCTGGTTGCGCAGATGCGCGAAACCGCCGACCGCGTCTGGCGCCATACCGCCTGGGTGCAGCTGCAGCCCGAGTGGGCCAGGACGCTACCGGCGCCGCCAAAGCCGATGAAGGCCGGGCAGAGCATCGCCAAGCTGGCGATTCGCGACAACTTCCGCAACCGCCACGCGATCGAGCAGGAGTACCTGCGCGCGATCGAGACCGCGCGCGACGAGATCATCATCGCCAACGCGTACTTCCTGCCGGGCTACCGCTTCCGTCACGCCTTGCTGCGTGCGGCCGAGCGCGGCGTCAGCGTCGTGCTGCTCTTGCAGGGGCGGGTCGATCATGCGCTGCTGCACTACGCCAGTCGCGGCTTCTACCACAGCTTCCTCAAGGCCGGCATCGAGATCTACGAATACCGCAAGGGGTTCATGCACGCCAAGGTTGCGGTCGTCGACCGCTACTGGGCAACGGTCGGTTCGAGCAATATCGATCCGTTCAGCCTGCTGCTGGCGCGCGAGGCCAATATCGTCGTGCGCGACCATGATCTGGCCGGCGCGCTGCGGGACGATCTGCAGCGCCGGCTCGACCATGATTCGGTGGCGATCGCGCCGGACGATCTGCGCCGCGGCCGCTGGTATTTCCGTATCCTGCCGTGGATCTCGCACGGCATCGTCCGGGTGCTGATGGCAATCAGCGGCTACGGCGGCCGGCGCTATCTGGAGTAAGCGCGGTCGGCGCCATCCCGCTGGCGGTGGCCGGCCAGCCGCGATGCACGTGTCGCCTGCGGTTCGGTCCGTTTGGTGCCGAATTTCGCAGGCCGTGCCGGCGTGCTATTCGTCCTTGTTTCTGCGGTCGAACTCGAGCGTTGCGCGCAGGATGCCCCGGAGGATGTCGACCTCCTCCTGTTCAAGCCCGATGCGCTGGTACATCCGGCGCAGCCGCGGCATCAGCCGTTTCGGCGCCTTTGGGCGCAGGAAGCCGATCGTCGTCAGCGTTTCTTCCAGGTGCTGGTAGAACAGCTCGACATACTCATGGCTGGCCAGATTGCGCTGTTCTTCGAGGTGGCTGACGTCGTCGAGCAGGGTGGCGCGCAGCTCGTAGCACAGCACCTGTACCGCCTGCGCAAGGTTCAGGCTCGAGTAGTCCGGGTTGGTCGGGATCGTCACCCGGCGGTTGCACAGCTGGACTTCGTCGATCGTCAGGCCGCTCATCTCGGTGCCGAACACCAGCGCGATCTCGCCGCCGTGCCGGGCTTCGGCGACCAGTTCGGGCGCGAGCTGGCGAGGCGTCTGCAACGGCTGGGCCAGTTCGCGCCGGCGCGCGGTCATCGCGACCTGCAGCGTCGTGCCGGCAAGCGCTTCTTCCATCGAGCCGACGACAACGGCGTTGTCGAGCAGGTCGTGCGCGTTCGACGCCAGCGACACGGCCACTTCGGACGGAAACTCCTTCGGGTTGACGAGGTAGAGCCGGCTCAGGCCCATGGTTTTCATCGCCCGGGCGGTAGAGCCGATATTGCCCGGGTGCGAGGTGTGCGAGAGGATGACCCGAAAGCGCGCAAGCTGTTGATTGGCTTCGAGGTTGGCGGAGTGCGGAGCGGTCGGCGCGGTGCCGGAGGTCTTGGGATTCATCACTGAGTTGGTTACAATGGGGGCCGATTTTCGATCTTTACAGGCGGATCCGGCGCACGCGCCCGATCGCAGACAATTTGCATCGCGTTGCTTGATGGCCTTTCCGGCCCGCGTTCCCGTCGATCCGCTGATGAACCGTACAGGAACCCGCCATGCATCCGATGCTCAACACGGCCGTCCGCGCCGCCCGCCGTGCCGCCTCCGTCATCCAGCGCGCGTCGAACAATCTCGACCTGATCCAGCCGGAAAAGAAGGGCCACAACGACTTCGTCTCCGAAGTCGACCGGGCCGCCGAACAGGCCATCATCGAAACCATCCTCGAAGCCTACCCGCAGCACGCGATCATCGCCGAAGAATCCGGCGCGCGCGGCAACTCGGAATACGTGTGGATCATCGATCCGCTCGATGGTACCACCAACTTCCTGCACGGTTTCCCGCAATACGCGGTCTCGATCGCGCTCGAACACCGCGGCGTGATCACTCAGGCCGTCGTCTACGACCCGAACCGCAACGACCTGTTCACCGCAACGCGTGGCGTCGGCGCCTTCCTTAACGACCGCCGCATCCGCGTGTCCAAGGTGCGCGACCTGTCGGATGCGCTGGTCGGCACCGGCTTCCCGTACACCAAGTTCGACAATCTCGATGCCTACATGGCGATCTTCCGTGACATGGCGCAAAAAGCCGCCGGCGTGCGCCGCCCGGGTGCCGCTGCGCTGGATCTGGCCTATGTCGCCTGCGGCCGTTTCGACGGTTTCTTCGAGTTCGACCTCAAGCTCGTCGACATCGCCGCCGGTACGCTGCTGGTGCAGGAAGCCGGCGGCCTGGTGACCGACTTCGCGGGCGAGGAGAAATTCCTCGAGTCGGGCGACGTGCTCTGCGGCACGCCGCGCGTGTTCGGTCAGATGCTGCAGCTGATCAAGCAGCACAACATCAAGTAATGGACGCGGTCGAGCGCCAGCGCCTCGAAGCAGCCTACCGCGCCACGCGCTACGTGGTGCCGGCGCTGCAGCTGGGCCTGCGCATCGGCCGCCGCCATCCCGATCTGGACGCCGTGCTGCAACAGCACGGCGTTGTTGCGTGGGCCTTCGTCTCGGCGGCCAACCCGCGGTCGGTGGCGCTGTGCGAGCACGAAAACCGCGCCCGCCACCAGAACCTGACCGACACGCTGGCGCAATGTGGCGTGACCTGGTTCGACGGCATCGGTGAGCCGCTTGATGCGGGCTGGGCGCCGGAGTCGTCGGCGCTGGTCCTCGGTGTTTCTGCCGAGCGGGCGACGCAGCTCGGTCACGATTTCGACCAGTACGCGGTCGTATTCGGCGAGCTGGGCGGCGCAGCGCAGTTGCTGTGGTGTGTTCCGGTCATGGGCGGTGGCCGGATCTGAATGTGCGGGCGTCGTACGTCGCCCCGCATCAATACGAAAAATGCCTTTGTAATATTTTTGTTGACTCCTCAAGTTGTCACGGCCGAAGCCGAATTAATGATGCGCGGCGCATAGACGTCGATGCATGACCACGAGGAGGTATACAGATGAAGGCGCTTGTTTTTTCAGGGCTGGCCTTGGCCGCGGTTGCGACCGCGACGGGCAGCATTGCCGCCGGCGGCACCCTTACCTTTGTCGGGCAGGTCGTCGAAAGCCCTTGCTCCATCGGGCACGCGACAACCTATAGCCTGGTTCCGGCGCCCAGATCGGCCCTTGCCGCTCCGGATACGCTGTTCCAGACGACGAACGTCTCGATGGAGATCGGCCATTGTGGTGCGCGCGCATCCACGGCCGCGCTCAGTCTGACCAGCATCAATTCATCCCTGCAGATTCGTGATGCACTCGGGAACAGCGTTGCAGCCGGGGAGGCCCGCCGGCTGCCTGTTTCGTCCGAACGTGCCTCGTTCCATGTCAGTCGCATCCCGGCCCAGACGGGCAGCGCCATGGCGATGCTGACGGTGGCCTACCAGTAATCCGCAGGCGCCCCCGATTCCGCTGGGCGTCGGGGGCGTATTTTCTGCGCTGCTAGGCCGTAATGGCGTGGCGAACCTCGGGTGGGTTCGGTTTCTGCGGCATTTCGTTTACTGCCGTTTGCCGACGTGCCGGGCAGGTTTCATGGGGTGGTTCATATCTACAGCGCTGAAGACTTGAGTGCCCCGTGTCTCGAGTTGAATATCCACACTCGTATCCACGCGCCAAAGAAAAAGCCCTTGTTTCTCAGTAAGTTACCAAGAAATCAAGGGCTTATCGTATTCTGGCGGAGAGACGGACCGCCATAATTCAGTCCGTGCATGTCCATGAACATCCATTTTCTGTGGCTACACTCTTTATTTTATTGGGTTTGTGTCCGCACGAGTCCATGGGTATCTGAATCGTTCTCTCGAAAATGGCATACTGTGTGGCATACCAACTCGCCGAGTATGCCATGGCCAACCTGACCGATGCCAAAGCCAGAAACATCAAACCCGACGACTCAGCGCTGCCACACGGTGGGGTTACCGGTCTCGCCTTGCACCCTTCCGCGACGAAGGGACGGGGCAAGTGGGTGCTTCGTTATGTCAGTCCGGTCAGTGGCAAGCGCCGCAATGCGGGCTTGGGGAGCTACCCCGAGGTAGGGGTGGCCGAAGCCGGCAAAATGGGGCAGGCCATGCGTGAACAGCTGGCGCAGGGGATTGACCCACTGGATGCCAGAGCGAGCGAACTGGGTGCGCCGAGTGCTCCAACAATTCCGACGTTCAAGGAGGCCGCCGAGCGACTGCATGCGGAGTTGTTGCCAGGCTGGAAGAACGTCAAGCACGGCCAGCAATGGATCAACACCCTGACGCAGTATGCTTTCCCAAGCTTGGGTGCATTGCAGCTGGACCAGATTCAGCCCAAACACATTGCCGATGCGCTCCGGCCGCTCTGGCTCGACAAAGCGGAAACGGCAAGTCGTGTGAAGCAACGACTGCATGCCGTAATGGCTTGGGCCTGGGCGCATGGTTACTGCGCTGCCAATCCGGTCGACGTCGTCTCGTTCCTGCTGCCGCAGCAGCCCAGCAAAACAGTCCGTACGACCCATCAACCCGCCATGCCTTGGCGGGATATTCCTGCGTTCGTTACTGCCCAGTTTCGTGGAAAGCAGAGTGACGTCAGCCGTCGGCTGCTCGAGTTCGTGATTCTGACCGCCTGCCGCTCGGTCGAAGCACGTGGTATGACCTGGGACGAAATTGACTGGCGATATGCAGTCTGGACCGTTCCGGCCGAGAGAATGAAAGCCGGTCTCTTGCATCGCGTCCCACTCGCCGCGCAAGCGATTGCGCTTCTGAAGCAGCAGCAAGGTCAGCATGACGTGCTGATCTTTCCCTCGCCGCGTGATGGTGTCGTCCTGTCCGATATGGTGCTGACGTCCTTTCTTCGGCGTGCAGATGCTCATAGCGATATCCCCGGCCGGACTGCAACGGCACATGGTTTTCGCTCCAGCTTCCGCGACTGGTGCAGCGAACACGGTTATGACCGTGATCTGGCCGAACGGTCACTGGCCCATACCGTCAAGAACAAGGTCGAAGCGGCGTATCACCGTACCGATTTGCTGGAGCAGCGCCGGCCATTAATGCAGGCTTGGGCGGACTACTTGGATTTCAAGTAGTTCGAATGGCGTTGAAGATTTATTCCTTAGGTAAGCCATTTGTATGTGCATGCCTGACGAGGTACTCGACCATCTTTGTCATTGTCATGCCGTTTCGTTTGGCTAGTTCTGTTAGCTGATTCCTGGATTCGTCGGGTAACGCAAGGTTGGTTTGAATTTTTCCTTTCAGATTTTCCTTTGACTGCCGACGCTTCATTTCTTTTTTTATTTCATTGATGTAATAGAGCTTTTCGTTAGTGGTTAGCGTCGAAGTGTCGAAGCATCGTTGTAAATGCTCAATCTCTGTAAACTTCGATGTACCTCGTAGCAGGCGGTGATCAACTTTTTGAAGCCATTCCCAAGCCGCCTCGCACTTCTGTTTCTCATTATCTCCTTCGAACCATTTGTAATTTTTGTCTTCGCGCAAGTGCCGGTTCCATTGGTTTCTAATGCTCTCTAGGAATTTCCTTTTCTTTGAGATCGACTCCGACCAATAATCGAGTCGTGCAATAAATTCTTCTTTTTCGGGTAAGTGTGCGGGGCATTGAATATCGGGAATGTCGCTGTTGCGCTTTATTTCGTGAAGAAGCCAGCTTATTTGTCGGCCGGTCTTGTCAATCCATCGTAAGTCGTGTTTTGGTACTTGAGTTGTCGTCCTGTCATTCTCAAGGAGAGTTGCAAACTCGTTCTTGTCGATTATTTCGGCCATTCGTTTATATGTTTCAACCGTGCCGAACCCGTCCAGGGGGAGGTCATCACCTGAATGGCTAAGTTTGAGCCATATCCAAACTCGTTCTCGTTCATCCAGCTTCCACGAAGGAAGGCATCGCTTGAGTAGAGTCCATGCGAGAGGGTGTGCTTCCCTGTCATTACTATAGTCGCGAACTATTGTCATGTGTTTTTCGTTTGTTTTTTTGGATGGTGACCGAGGTCAAGAGTTGGTGCAATGCTGTTCTTTCGTGCAGGAAATATATCGCTTCTAGTGTGAGAAATGCAAAAAAAATACATAAGAAATGCATGGGAAATATACTAGAAATATATCAAATTTTCTGTGGTAATTAACTAGACATCTGCTGGTTTTTCCTAGCTTCTGCTGCACTTGCAGTGGGCATCCTGTCTGCTTAAGAGTGCGCTCCAGCCTTGAGGTGCAGCTGGGCTCTTCCGCTGCCGTCCCGCTACGTAAAAAAGTAGTGCCGCCCCGGATGGTCTGGACCCACCAGACAGGAGCGACACCATGCACCTCATCCGCCTTGCCGACGTCATGCAAAAAACCAGCTTGCGTCGATCGACCATCTACAAGTACATCGCAGTCAACGCGTTCCCGAGGCCTGTACCAATAGGCGGTGGCCGCGTGGCTTGGGTAGATGCGGAGATCGACGACTGGGTCGTTGAAAAAATCAAGGCGCGTGACGCCTCGTAATTTGACAGCAAAGCACCAATCGAGAGGGGTTCCCTCTCGATTGGTCTTATGTCGCGTTATTGCTATCTTCAATGCCTCGGATCGATCGAAGACGACATTCTTGGTTGTCTAAGCTGATGCATCGTCAGGTGGGGCTATTCCCGTGTTCTGCTCTGTGTGACGAAATTACTCTTGAGGTGATGATATTTTCTCAGAGTTGATTTTGTTGCGGGCCGCTGGCATTTCTTGATCTGTTTTTCTTGGTGATGTTATTGTGTGTTGGTGATTTTGGATGTGTCATTTTCGGTATTGGTAGTATGCTTTATACTTATACTTTATTCTGATTGGATGATTCGTCTATACATGCACTGCATGTGTGCTTGCGTTATGCTGATTGACCTAGTATGTCCATTGATTGGTATTCCGGTATCATGGTGCTAACAGCATGTATGTGCTTGTTTGATGGCTTTTGGTTTGATCATGAATGCATGATCCTTACCGTGCCTCTTTAGTAGGGTGTTCTACTCGTATCTCAATGCAAGTCAAGTGTTTGCTGGATAGGTGTCTTTGGGTCTGGTTAAGCTGGGCGTTCATCTCGCTTGGTGATGAAAAATATTTATTTAATTCCGTGTCTGAAGTTATGTACTTCAACGGGAGTTAAATCATGTTTCGCCATTCAGCTAACACCAATCAAACATTGCACGACGACAGTCACTACGCTGGTCTTCCTATTCAGCGGAGCAAGGGGCCTTTCGTTCTTGAGTATCTGAATCGACTTCAGGTGACGGTGGAACGAGCCTTAGCCGAGCATCCTCGTGTTTTTGCCTTCCGTATCGATCTTCGCTTCCCCTCTGGTCGATTGGAGCCGTCCTGGGTCGAAGGTAACGGGGTCATCGGACGCTTCGTGGCGTCCTTCAGAGCCAAGGTCGAACACAACCGGAAGAGGGCACGTGAGCTGCGTCGTTACTCGCATGACTCATCCGTGCGCTATGTCTGGGCGCGAGAAGTGGGGGAGCGAAGTCGACCGCACTACCACGTGGCCTTCATGCTGAACGGGAATGCGTTCTGCACCTTGGGAAAGTACGAGATGGGCAGGGACAACCTGTTCAACCGTCTGCAGGAGGCGTGGGCGTCAGCGCTGGATCTGTCGGTTGAGGGCGTGGAAGGGCTGGTCGAGGTGCCGAAGAATGCCTGTTATCGCTTGCGCCGTGATGATGGCGCCAGTGTGGAGGACTTCTTCTACCGAGCGAGCTATCTCTGCAAGGTGGCTACCAAGCGCTTCGGAGATGGTACCCATGGATTTGGTGCCAGTCGGTGCTGATGAGCTGCCGCAAAGGTGCGGTCGTGTTGCAGTCTTTGGTCGCTTCCGGTCAATCGCAGTGGCGTCGCCCAAGCGCTAGGCGTATTTCCCGCTGCATAGTCCCAAACTAGGGGTGTGAACCAGATCATGGCCTAACGCCTTCGGTCCTGCTCCGCTGCCCTCGTCTGTACCCCATGTCGACACCGCAGGCGTCCTGTAGCTCCTCATCCAGCGTCAGAAAGCGACATCACGTTTGCACGTTATTCGCAGTCACAGGGCCACGCGCTTATGACAGCAAACTTTCTTGCTGATCAGCCTTGAAGTCCACTAAACCGGCCTGACTTACGGAAATAGGCGGATTGGCACCGTGAATTGCGCTGACATATGTTGTAATTTTAGCGACTGGGGCGGAGATGGCGAAACGAGTTTGGGACGAAGAGACGGCGAAGCAGCGGATCAAGTCGAAAATCGGCGAGGTTCAGACGGTGACCATCAAGGAGTACGTGCGCACGACCGATCTGACAGGGCTCGCCAACGGCGTAGCCTACCGGGTAGACGGCGTTCATCTGTACATCGACATCCTCAACATCGGTGACATGTTGAATGTGACGGCGTTCGAAGGAGAGACCGCTCACCGACGGACGCTGCGCTTCCTGAACCTGCACTACCGGGCTGTGCGCAACATTCTGAAGGACGTCGAGGCCATCGAGGTCGACTTCCACAACCAGCGCCTGCATGCGGTGTTTGCCAAACCCTACGACGACGAGCAGGCCCGGATTTTCAAGGCCGTGGCCACTGCCCAGCTGATTCGCGACGTACTGACCAAGACCGGCGAAGATGGTGACGACCCACTGCCTGCGGCCAAGACGCGCGTTGGCATCGACTCCGGCAAGGCTTTGGCCGTCAACAACGGCCGCCGTTCCAGTCGCGAGCCTCTGTTCCTCGGCAATCCAGCCAACCAGGCCGCCAAGCGCGCCGGCGGTACCGACGAGGGT
This window of the Jeongeupia sp. USM3 genome carries:
- a CDS encoding inovirus Gp2 family protein, which encodes MFRHSANTNQTLHDDSHYAGLPIQRSKGPFVLEYLNRLQVTVERALAEHPRVFAFRIDLRFPSGRLEPSWVEGNGVIGRFVASFRAKVEHNRKRARELRRYSHDSSVRYVWAREVGERSRPHYHVAFMLNGNAFCTLGKYEMGRDNLFNRLQEAWASALDLSVEGVEGLVEVPKNACYRLRRDDGASVEDFFYRASYLCKVATKRFGDGTHGFGASRC
- a CDS encoding DUF3293 domain-containing protein; protein product: MDAVERQRLEAAYRATRYVVPALQLGLRIGRRHPDLDAVLQQHGVVAWAFVSAANPRSVALCEHENRARHQNLTDTLAQCGVTWFDGIGEPLDAGWAPESSALVLGVSAERATQLGHDFDQYAVVFGELGGAAQLLWCVPVMGGGRI
- a CDS encoding AlpA family transcriptional regulator, with the translated sequence MHLIRLADVMQKTSLRRSTIYKYIAVNAFPRPVPIGGGRVAWVDAEIDDWVVEKIKARDAS
- a CDS encoding site-specific integrase, encoding MANLTDAKARNIKPDDSALPHGGVTGLALHPSATKGRGKWVLRYVSPVSGKRRNAGLGSYPEVGVAEAGKMGQAMREQLAQGIDPLDARASELGAPSAPTIPTFKEAAERLHAELLPGWKNVKHGQQWINTLTQYAFPSLGALQLDQIQPKHIADALRPLWLDKAETASRVKQRLHAVMAWAWAHGYCAANPVDVVSFLLPQQPSKTVRTTHQPAMPWRDIPAFVTAQFRGKQSDVSRRLLEFVILTACRSVEARGMTWDEIDWRYAVWTVPAERMKAGLLHRVPLAAQAIALLKQQQGQHDVLIFPSPRDGVVLSDMVLTSFLRRADAHSDIPGRTATAHGFRSSFRDWCSEHGYDRDLAERSLAHTVKNKVEAAYHRTDLLEQRRPLMQAWADYLDFK
- a CDS encoding inositol monophosphatase family protein; its protein translation is MHPMLNTAVRAARRAASVIQRASNNLDLIQPEKKGHNDFVSEVDRAAEQAIIETILEAYPQHAIIAEESGARGNSEYVWIIDPLDGTTNFLHGFPQYAVSIALEHRGVITQAVVYDPNRNDLFTATRGVGAFLNDRRIRVSKVRDLSDALVGTGFPYTKFDNLDAYMAIFRDMAQKAAGVRRPGAAALDLAYVACGRFDGFFEFDLKLVDIAAGTLLVQEAGGLVTDFAGEEKFLESGDVLCGTPRVFGQMLQLIKQHNIK
- a CDS encoding RNA methyltransferase, with protein sequence MNPKTSGTAPTAPHSANLEANQQLARFRVILSHTSHPGNIGSTARAMKTMGLSRLYLVNPKEFPSEVAVSLASNAHDLLDNAVVVGSMEEALAGTTLQVAMTARRRELAQPLQTPRQLAPELVAEARHGGEIALVFGTEMSGLTIDEVQLCNRRVTIPTNPDYSSLNLAQAVQVLCYELRATLLDDVSHLEEQRNLASHEYVELFYQHLEETLTTIGFLRPKAPKRLMPRLRRMYQRIGLEQEEVDILRGILRATLEFDRRNKDE
- the clsB gene encoding cardiolipin synthase ClsB — translated: MTDFVRGNHLTLLYNGADFFPALIAAIESARREIYLESYLFETDAVGIAVIEALMAAARRGVSVQMQIDGFGARNFPAGWQARLGDAGVRLLFFRPEVGRFSLNRQRLRRLHRKLTVVDGQVGFIGGINILSDVDSPELAPRYDYSVRVNGPLVAQMRETADRVWRHTAWVQLQPEWARTLPAPPKPMKAGQSIAKLAIRDNFRNRHAIEQEYLRAIETARDEIIIANAYFLPGYRFRHALLRAAERGVSVVLLLQGRVDHALLHYASRGFYHSFLKAGIEIYEYRKGFMHAKVAVVDRYWATVGSSNIDPFSLLLAREANIVVRDHDLAGALRDDLQRRLDHDSVAIAPDDLRRGRWYFRILPWISHGIVRVLMAISGYGGRRYLE